One window from the genome of Actinoplanes teichomyceticus ATCC 31121 encodes:
- a CDS encoding Crp/Fnr family transcriptional regulator — protein MDEVLARSGIFQGVDPEAAEALAKEMDTIEVRKGDVVFNEGEAGDSLYIVLSGKIKLGRRAADGRQNLVSIMGPSDMLGELSLFDPGPRTATATAVTDSRLARLKKSSLRPWLNNRPEIAEQLLRVLARRLRRTNDALADLIFTDVPGRVAKNLLQMAGRFGTRDGGVLRVTHDLTQEELAQLVGASRETVNKALADFASRAWLRLDGKSVIILDPERLARRARV, from the coding sequence ATGGATGAGGTACTGGCGCGCAGCGGAATCTTCCAGGGCGTTGACCCGGAAGCCGCCGAGGCGCTCGCCAAGGAGATGGACACGATCGAAGTCCGCAAGGGCGACGTCGTCTTCAACGAGGGCGAGGCCGGCGACAGTCTGTATATCGTTCTGTCCGGCAAGATCAAGCTCGGTCGCCGGGCGGCGGACGGACGGCAGAACCTCGTCTCCATCATGGGCCCGTCCGACATGCTCGGCGAGCTCTCCCTCTTCGACCCGGGCCCGCGCACCGCGACCGCGACCGCGGTGACCGACAGCCGGCTCGCCCGGCTGAAGAAGTCGTCGCTGCGCCCGTGGCTGAACAACCGGCCGGAGATCGCCGAGCAGCTGCTGCGCGTGCTGGCCCGCAGGCTGCGCCGCACCAACGACGCGCTGGCCGACCTGATCTTCACCGACGTGCCCGGCCGGGTCGCGAAGAACCTGCTGCAGATGGCCGGGCGCTTCGGCACCCGGGACGGCGGCGTGCTGCGCGTCACCCACGACCTCACCCAGGAGGAGCTGGCCCAGCTGGTCGGCGCCTCGCGGGAGACGGTGAACAAGGCGCTGGCCGACTTCGCCTCCCGCGCCTGGCTGCGGCTGGACGGCAAGAGCGTGATCATCCTCGATCCGGAGCGGCTCGCCCGGCGCGCCCGGGTCTGA
- the nth gene encoding endonuclease III yields the protein MRRFAGETPIGRKRRARKMARLLADTHPDAHCELDFSTPLELAVATILSAQTTDVRVNQVTPRLFAKYRSAADYAAADRAEMEELLRPTGFFRAKTNSLIRLGQQLEEQHGGVLPRKLEELVALPGIGRKTANVILGNAFGVPGITVDTHFRRLANRFGWVDETDEVKIEFLVADLIEKRDWTMLSHRVIFHGRRVCHARKPACGACTLAALCPSYGTGPTEAVPAAKLLKGPRARDLAAAAGVDPQLVPAAAVLAPEEP from the coding sequence ATGAGGCGTTTCGCGGGGGAGACCCCGATCGGCCGGAAGCGCCGGGCCCGGAAAATGGCCCGGCTGCTCGCCGACACGCATCCGGACGCGCATTGCGAGCTCGACTTCAGCACGCCGCTGGAGCTGGCCGTGGCGACCATCCTTTCCGCACAGACCACCGATGTCCGGGTCAACCAGGTGACCCCGCGGCTGTTCGCGAAATACCGGTCGGCCGCCGACTACGCCGCCGCGGACCGAGCCGAGATGGAGGAGCTCCTGCGGCCCACCGGCTTCTTCCGGGCCAAGACGAACTCGCTGATCCGGCTCGGACAGCAGCTCGAGGAGCAACACGGCGGCGTGCTGCCGCGCAAACTGGAGGAGCTGGTCGCGCTCCCCGGCATCGGGCGAAAGACCGCCAACGTGATCCTCGGCAACGCCTTCGGGGTGCCCGGCATCACCGTCGACACACACTTCCGCCGGCTCGCCAACCGCTTCGGATGGGTCGACGAGACCGACGAGGTGAAGATCGAGTTCCTGGTCGCCGACCTGATCGAGAAACGCGACTGGACCATGCTGTCGCACCGGGTGATCTTCCACGGGCGGCGGGTCTGCCATGCGCGGAAACCGGCCTGCGGGGCGTGCACGCTCGCCGCGCTCTGCCCGTCGTACGGCACCGGCCCGACCGAGGCCGTCCCGGCGGCCAAGCTCCTCAAGGGGCCCCGGGCCCGTGACCTGGCGGCCGCCGCGGGCGTGGACCCGCAGCTCGTACCGGCCGCGGCCGTCCTCGCCCCGGAGGAGCCGTGA
- a CDS encoding CapA family protein, with protein sequence MNSHPRSHRERRSGRFALKVGLALVVLAGLGLGGVALADRRGDDKPAWQGSTAAPAPGSTGNSTGARPESAALPTVTLSATGDIMMASAPGGLPPRNGAGFFDSVRKALASDLVMGNLEQPLTEDTGTSKCGSPPSPNCFAFRSPPSYAEHLADGGFQLLNTANNHAKDFGAAGFRNTIEALEGAGLRHTGAEDQITVVETKGVKVAVVGFSPYAGANDLNDLTHARAVVKRAAGQADLVVVQAHMGAEGASKNHVEPGSESFFGENRGDPIKFSHTVIDAGADLVIGHGPHVLRGMEFYRGKLIAYSLGNFAGGGRTLSKDGILKYAGVLRVTLTADGSYAGGRFLSTYMNSAGLPTRDTADERGRELVADLTAADFPESGATIGADGTIKPAA encoded by the coding sequence ATGAATTCGCACCCCCGCTCCCACCGCGAGCGCCGTTCCGGGCGGTTTGCCCTCAAAGTCGGGTTAGCTCTCGTTGTCCTCGCGGGCCTGGGTCTCGGTGGCGTCGCCCTGGCCGATCGGCGTGGCGACGACAAGCCCGCCTGGCAGGGATCCACCGCCGCGCCGGCGCCCGGCTCGACCGGCAACTCGACCGGGGCGCGGCCGGAGTCGGCCGCCCTGCCGACGGTCACCCTCTCCGCCACCGGCGACATCATGATGGCCAGCGCGCCCGGCGGGCTGCCGCCGCGCAACGGCGCCGGCTTCTTCGACTCGGTCCGCAAGGCTCTGGCGTCCGATCTGGTCATGGGCAACCTGGAACAGCCGCTCACCGAGGACACCGGCACCTCCAAGTGCGGCTCCCCGCCCTCGCCGAACTGCTTCGCCTTCCGATCCCCGCCGTCCTATGCCGAGCACCTCGCCGACGGCGGGTTCCAGCTGCTGAACACGGCCAACAACCACGCCAAGGACTTCGGCGCGGCCGGGTTCCGCAACACCATCGAGGCCCTGGAGGGCGCCGGGTTGCGGCACACCGGCGCCGAGGACCAGATCACCGTGGTCGAGACGAAGGGCGTCAAGGTCGCGGTGGTCGGCTTCTCGCCGTACGCCGGAGCCAACGACCTCAACGACCTCACGCACGCCCGCGCCGTGGTGAAACGTGCCGCGGGCCAGGCCGACCTGGTCGTGGTGCAGGCGCACATGGGCGCCGAGGGCGCGAGCAAGAACCACGTCGAGCCGGGCAGTGAGAGCTTCTTCGGGGAGAACCGGGGCGACCCGATCAAGTTCAGTCACACGGTGATCGATGCCGGGGCGGACCTGGTGATCGGGCACGGGCCGCACGTGTTGCGCGGCATGGAGTTCTACCGGGGCAAGCTGATCGCGTACAGCCTGGGCAACTTCGCCGGCGGCGGGCGCACGCTGTCCAAGGACGGCATCCTCAAGTACGCCGGGGTCCTGCGCGTCACCCTGACCGCGGACGGGTCGTACGCCGGTGGCCGGTTCCTCTCCACCTACATGAACAGTGCCGGCCTGCCCACCCGGGACACCGCCGACGAACGCGGCCGGGAGCTGGTCGCCGACCTGACCGCCGCGGACTTCCCGGAGAGCGGGGCGACGATCGGCGCCGACGGGACGATCAAGCCCGCCGCGTGA
- a CDS encoding carboxyl transferase domain-containing protein, which produces MTVLGTTLDPRDPAYLEGRSTTLQRLAALEAALDEARAGGGEKWVTRHHARGKLLPRERIEMLLDQDSPFLELSPVAAWGSEFPVGASVVTGIGVVEGVECVVIANDPTVDGGAVNPYTAKKIRRAARIASENRLPLVNLVESAGEAAPAGSIARELSRLTADRVPTVCVVFGTTSGDAAYLPALSDYTIVVRGHAKVLTIHPQRSGVEVRATPVVPAGPAGPADQLAEDERDGLRLARQCVRRFNWRKQGPPPRSTHPPEPRYDSEALLCLAAAGPDRFDPREVLARVLDDSDFDEFKPGQGSVLVAGWGELHGYPIGVLASPGAWFSPAESQKAVHFLQLANATATPVLFLRHPGPPAPGDGETADVRHDAPLVHAVAKSTVPHLVLTIGPEPGGTPARADEPRFQFSWPRPTAEPAAADDGVIDPRDTRTVLGLCLSAVHSAAVAGAEHVGVFRP; this is translated from the coding sequence ATGACCGTGCTCGGCACCACGCTGGACCCGCGCGACCCGGCATACCTGGAGGGGCGCAGCACCACCCTGCAGCGGCTCGCCGCGCTGGAGGCCGCCCTCGACGAGGCGCGCGCCGGCGGCGGCGAGAAGTGGGTGACCCGGCATCACGCGCGCGGCAAGCTGCTGCCCCGGGAGCGCATCGAGATGCTGCTCGACCAGGACAGCCCGTTCCTGGAGCTGTCCCCGGTGGCGGCCTGGGGCTCGGAGTTCCCGGTCGGCGCCAGCGTCGTCACCGGCATCGGCGTGGTCGAGGGCGTCGAGTGCGTGGTCATCGCCAACGACCCGACCGTGGACGGGGGCGCGGTCAACCCGTACACCGCGAAGAAGATCCGCCGGGCCGCCCGGATCGCGTCGGAGAACCGGCTGCCGCTGGTCAACCTGGTGGAGTCGGCCGGGGAGGCGGCCCCGGCCGGGAGCATCGCCCGGGAGCTGAGCCGGCTCACCGCCGACCGGGTGCCCACCGTGTGCGTGGTCTTCGGCACCACCAGCGGCGACGCGGCGTACCTGCCGGCCCTCTCGGACTACACGATCGTGGTACGCGGGCACGCCAAGGTGCTCACCATCCACCCGCAGCGCTCCGGTGTCGAGGTACGCGCCACCCCGGTGGTGCCGGCCGGCCCGGCCGGGCCGGCCGACCAGCTCGCCGAGGACGAACGGGACGGGCTGCGCCTGGCCCGCCAGTGCGTACGCCGCTTCAACTGGCGCAAGCAGGGCCCACCGCCCCGGAGCACCCACCCGCCGGAGCCCCGCTACGACAGCGAGGCGCTGCTGTGCCTGGCGGCCGCCGGGCCGGACCGCTTCGACCCGCGCGAGGTGCTCGCCCGGGTCCTCGACGACTCCGACTTCGACGAGTTCAAACCGGGCCAGGGCAGCGTGCTCGTGGCCGGATGGGGGGAGCTGCACGGTTACCCGATCGGAGTACTGGCCAGCCCGGGCGCCTGGTTCTCCCCGGCCGAGTCGCAGAAGGCGGTGCACTTCCTGCAACTGGCCAACGCCACCGCCACGCCGGTGCTGTTCCTGCGCCACCCCGGGCCGCCCGCGCCCGGCGACGGCGAGACCGCCGACGTACGCCACGACGCCCCCCTGGTGCACGCGGTCGCCAAGTCCACCGTGCCGCACCTGGTCCTCACCATCGGCCCGGAGCCCGGCGGCACACCGGCCCGCGCCGACGAGCCCCGCTTCCAGTTCAGCTGGCCGCGTCCCACGGCGGAGCCCGCCGCGGCCGACGACGGCGTCATCGACCCCCGCGACACCCGTACGGTCCTCGGCCTCTGCCTCTCCGCAGTGCACAGCGCCGCCGTGGCAGGTGCCGAACACGTCGGCGTGTTCCGACCCTGA